AGAGAAGGGAGTCTGATTCTGATCTGATCTGGCAATTCTATTGTAATTTACTCGTACAGCGATCTATCTCACTGTACTGCATGTGGTTAGCTTTGTTACGTACTGTTATCTGTTCTAGTAGTTAAGACTGCAACTTGTCTGTACAACAGATTACCACATTGCACTGTACGGCACACACGCCAGCTTTCCTGTGTATTGTTATCTGAGTGGCTTATCCACATGTAtgatgtgtagggttggatgggccttcgaggtcctatgtggtatGTTTCTATTGGATGAGCTTAAATAGCTCTTATGGGGTGTGATTGGGGGACGGAGAGATGTGTtggttggatgggtgggttttatTTGACTGCATTTCATCCATGTCTATTTGTACGTTCTGGGTGCTTGACTGTTGACTGTACTCTGTCTGTCTGTTTGTGAATTGATGTGAGTGCGATTTCTGTTCTGTTGGGACATTAGTTCAAGTTTCATTCTGACGCGGTGTTTATCTGTAAATCTGATGCAATACTGATTTGAattctaaaaatgtgtttttagtCTTGTTTCggtctcacactgagctcgagtAGCTCATCCCCTCTTAGTGTTTCCTTTTCAGGTACACTCCTGAATTCTGACACTGGACTCGGCGTGCGGAGGTCTTAGACAGTCTCGGCGAAAATAAATTATCATCAGTTTGAATTTTCAGATTTTAATTGGTTATTCGGTTTTTGaactataaaattttataaagttgtgGTACAAGTttcgttttaatttttattcGTTTATTTAGTTTCAGTTATATGTTTAACTTAACTGAAATTTTActgactgattttttttttaaaaacgattAAATGGTTCCGTTTGTCGTGACAATTGTTTTGTACAAAGTCACTAACGATCACTTTGGTGATCAGTGTAACATTCGGGactcggtctaaacttctaggccagaTTTAAGATGTTACAATTGATCAATTCAATCCTATTTAGATAatcaaacaaaaaattataaaatataaataaataaataaaaagaaaaaaacaatttaaattatattttaacttttcaactATAGAGAGATAACATTATTGAAAAAGTGGTGATTCCTTTTATTCCCAAAATATTAAtgctttttattattatacaaaatATGAGGATGACCCTCTTtaacaaatatgtatatttatgtgaAAATCACAATCTAGGAATTAAATTCTCTCTTTAAAGCTATCAAATTATCTTGGAGGatataaagatataattttacatatatagtttgtgaatatttctaacaatattaattttaatatttaaatatagatcctccttttaaaaatataatataatttaccaTTACATTCGATTATTTATTGgtaaatataaatttctttttatcacttagtctaacaaataaaaaaacgAGTTTGAAAAAATAGAATTATAATACTTTAAGAAATAAAAGTTGGTCATAAATGCTcagtatttcaaaataaaattgttataataatatatactCATCCTTTTTCGGTTCTATCGGCCCAAACATGCTCCACTTGGCTTCCCCATTACTCACCATTCAAGCACGATATAATTATTATACCGTACAGacattctatttaatttaatctcgccaattaattaaatataaattgagcgtgagaaataataaaaatatataaaataatgtatGCTGAGGcgaacatatataaaataaaacattgtttatctttcactatttttaaaattaaatttctttaaatatatatatatatatgcactcaTATTTTCTTgtgtcaattttcaaaatttatttaatatataatttaattaatgtagTTGTGGTTGCGCATGCATTTTAGGTCATCGAATGTTGTTTAGGCAGTTGGGCATTGTACAATTATATTTAATCATTCTGTTTGTGTTTCAGAGGATTGGTTTAGACAGTTATTAGTCAATGCCTTTAGAAGATTCTAATTCAAAAATCttgttatcaaagtattaaaattacTATTATTCTGCTTCTGCTTCCTCCCCATGTATCACCTTCAATTCTCAGCTCATTCtttcatacgaaatttttttTCCTCAACTACTGTAGAATCTTCAATAATTTTAgcattctcaattttttttttattatgattgctttttaaaacaaaaaaacccATTACTgatcttgtattttttttttatttctttggtgGGGTTAagcaaattttaaattcattactCATGCAAAACATTTAAGTATAAGGAAAACAGAAAAAGGGAGTAATCATGGCAGCCTTCTTTTATGCGGAAAATCTGGAGTATTTACAGTAAATAAGATGATTACAGCACTTTTGGAACTTGAAATTCAAACTGGTTAGAGCAGAGTATTGTTGTGAATGAGGACGAGTTTGCAACGGTTGATGAAATGTATGCCGAGAGAAATGGGGAAGGTGAAAGATGAAGCAAATATAAAGCCAGTCCTCAACTCTCCAAAGagaaaattagaataatttagtccctattaattTTGAAAGAGAATAACTAAAGACAATTAATCATGACATAATTAATTTCTGTTAATTGTACATAATTTAATTGGTaaagtaataaatttaacatttaatatttaaaatattcaaccTTAGCATTTTCACAGATATTGtagaataaatttattaaataaatgtcAAATTAACAATATGTGTAAACTctgatggttaaatttattattatcacaATAAAAAGTATGTATAATTGATTGGAAAGTATTAAGTCATTGTTGACTttcaaaatggataaaaattaaattaatttaattttttaagagaaAGTAATTTGAAAATTGAGAAAGATTGAAAAGATGTTTTTACCTATTAATTTTAAAGAGGAAGACGGAGAGAGaaatataatatgaaataatatttcaattaatttttttatacaaatttcaatttaatttttaaagcttaaaataaCATAActgatataatataatataataaataaaacaagaatATGTACGTTATGATCCTTCCATCTAATTTGATCTTGTCTATAATGAAACCCCTCCAACCAAGCAGCCCTCACTCAATGCATGATAGAgatagagagagagagggagcACTTAGCGAAGAAATGGAGCATAAACAAATGAAAGGGCATGTACTAGTACTCCCATACCCAAGTCAAGGCCACATTAACCCTCTTCTCCAATTTGCAAAACGTTTAGCCTCTAAAGGTGTGAAGGCAACACTAGCCACCACCCATTACACCCTCAACTCCATATCCGCTGCTCACATTGCGGTGGAACCCATCTCGGATGGGTTCGATGAAGGTGGTTTTTCTCAGGCAGGAAATGTAGACTTTTACCTCAAGTCATTCAGGGACCATGGTTCCAGAACCCTGGCTGAACTCATCCAAAAGTTCAGCAACTCAGTCACTCCAGTTAACTGTGTGGTGTACGACTCATTTCTACCATGGGCTCTTGATGTAGCCAAGCAGCATGGGATTTATGGAGCTGCATTTTTCACCAACTCTGCAACTGTGTGTAGCATCTTTGCCCATATTCACCATGGTCTTCTCACTCTACCACTCACTCCTGAAACGACGCCGTTGCTTTTACCGGGACTGCCTCCGTTGAACTTCCCGGACTTGCCCAGTTTTCTGGGGTTTCCCGATAGTTACCCTGCCTACTTGGCCATGAAGTTGAGTCAGTATTCGACTTTGAACCAAGCAGATTGGGTTTTCAGTAACACCTTCGAAGAACTCGAAGGAAAGGTATGTCTAGTATCACTAACTgcaaatatttttcttaatttagtggTGATAGTTTTAATTACATGCTGCTATAGGAAGCAAGAGGGGTGTCAGAGATCTGGCCAGCCAAGTTGATTGGCCCGATGGTACCATCCGCATACTTAGATGAAAGGATCAAAGGTGATCGAGGGTATGGTTCGAGTCTATGGAAGCCACTTAGCGAAGAGTGCATAGAATGGCTTGAAACGAAGCCATCTAACTCAGTGATCTATGTTTCCTTTGGAAGCATGATTTCATTATCCGAAGAACAAATAGCAGAGCTCGCATGGGGTTTAAAGGAAAGCAATATGTATTTCCTATGGGTCGTAAGAGACTCAGAACAGCAAAAATTGCCCAAATGGTTCCTAGACTCGGTTCAAGAGAAGGGCAAGGTCGTAACATGGTGTAACCAGCTAGAAATGCTCGCACATAGAACCGTGGGCTGCTTCGTGACGCACTGTGGGTGGAACTCAACCTTAGAAGGGCTGAGCCTCGGTGTGCCGATGATCGGTGTGCCGAAATGGACCGATCAATTGACCGATGCGAAGTTCGTGGAGGAGATTTGGGAGATAGGGGTGAGAGCCAAGGAAGATAAGGTGGGTGTAGTGAGGAAAGATGAGCTGTTGAGGTGCTTGAAGGAAGTAATGGAAGGGGAGAAAAGCAAAGAGATAAAGAGAAATGCCAACAAATGGAGGGATTCAGCCATGAAAGCAATCAATGAAGGAGGGAGCTCGGACAAGTGTATCAATGAGTTTGTGCAACATTTGATGGCTTCTTACCAAAACTTGAACGGACTTTGAGCAAGGTTTTAGGATATGCATGGATCATGTGCACCATACCTATGTTGCTGCGTTGTATTGTTTTGtgcctttttttattattttcaattgtgTTTGGACTGTGTGTCAAATTATTTGATGGAGTACTTTTGTTTGTTTCCATattataagaataaaataataataataagtccTTACGTAATGATCTGTGATACTATGCACTCTGCTTTCTTAGTTTCTagtattattctttttttttttcttatttgagAAGTTTCTAGCATTATTCTCATGTAGCGTCTAATTCAAAGTTGTTCTTATATTTCTTTCACTTGCTTCCTTTTTAAGTGGAACAACTTTTTAGCATATCGATTTGAATATATCACCATGGAAtaaatgatatttaatttttataattattaatatgtcACAACAAAAATAACAATTACTTATTCTTTTAGTGAAAAGAAATAAGGATTACACTTAAATTAATTGATCACAAATACCATCTACTATATCAAATTGCATGAGATCTCAATCCTCCCTTAGCATATTGTCAAAAACTTACCGATCTTCCTTCTTGTTAAGTGACATTTGACTAGgcaatcaacaacttgattcttctctctcagacatgtcttatatTCTATGCTCAACTTTCGACAAAATCTGATGAATCTGTCTAATCAAAGCAAAGTTTGAATCTACCAATGAACTATCTTAGATGCTTTTAATCAACTACAAACTATCAGAATGAATCACTATCTTATTCTTACCGTTGGAGGAGGACCAAACCATCTAATATACCTCATAATTCTACATCAAAGGACGAGCATTTCCCCACATGCCTATTATACCCAAAAATCCACTCTCCCACCCCATTACGCATTATGCCCCCGGCATCTCTAATCTCAAGTCATGTTTAATCATTCCATCAGAATTTAAATGGACCCAATTTTCTGACAAAGACTAACTAGGACTATTTTCCTAATAGCTACTCTGAATAACCTCATGAATTATGTAAAACCCCATGCCCAACACGTTTGTCGGATCTGGGTATGGAGCGTCACAACGGACCTATACTTGAACTTACTAAATTAATTGTTATAAACAATCTAAAATGAAACctattaaataaagaaattaataataattcttCAAACTAAAGCATTAAACCATTGAATGCTTAATCTTTCAAATTATTTCTGTCTCTACTCAGATCTATTTGTTTACAAATAATTTTCCTAAGATTTGGCTAAGGCTAACTGATTCAAAATCTAGACCCTAAAAGCGTTGTCTGGCTACACCATATTTTAAGTTGAGGTGAAGCCTTTAATGATACCATCTCCCTACGTGCATGCTTTGATACATCAACAATCCTTGATCTCTTCTCCATCTAGCTTGGTTCCTCATCGAAGTCCTCGACCATCCTCAATAGTCCTGCGAACATCTATCAAATtcgtaagttcaaatgaacttagtgagttctttAGTTGTACCATAATTAAACCCCATCGCACGAGGGTAACAAattataaataaactaaatataaataCTCTCTGTTCGATTAACGCGAGTGTTCTACATCAAGGTGGCAGAATCCATTCGAACCTTCGAGCTACTCAGCTCTTCATGAGACATTCTTTTGGTTAAACTCTCCATTCGACTGAAATCTAGACATCTACCCACATTTGCGAGTCCTATCtttatttcttgtctttccttCTTCCTTTCTTACACCCCACATGCAGGGTGTTTACCAACCCTCAGTTCACTGGCTATACGCATATATTCCCATCTTGTACCTCTGTGGTATCCCTCTTTACCTTTCTGCCTAAGGGTCCGTAGGACATACCTTTCTTGGCGGACTCCCTCTTACCCTTATGCTAATCCCGAAAATCTTGTTGACATGTTTGTATCATGCTATCCATTAGCATAACTTGCCACTCTAGCGAGCACGTTCGCATTTCTTCCCTTGTTTGGGAACCCATTAATCTCATACGTAAAGGTCGATCAGATTTTTTGAACCTACAGGCTAATGTCCATGTGGTTATACGAGCCTACCATCTTACTTATTTGTTTACTCCCTACAAGGCTATCTTGGTGCTCATATATCCGCATTAGACTTTTCTCACAGAAGAATAGTATTGACTGACATACTGTCCCTTAGACAATATCCTTATCTTGGGAGGGCACTTCTTCATCCTCCCACGAGATTTTATTATCTCAtacaacttatttgagcacttctTGGAGGCTCTTCTTCTTAGATCCTTTATTGTGATCCTCAGACATTTTCCCTTCTTACCTTTCTATATTCGTGTACTACCTTATCTTTTTCTAATTCTCGTTGGGTCCTCACTCATGTCTTGTTGGCTTCCATCTTTATCACCAATTTTGGTGGTTTTTTCATTATCTGCTACCATGCTTATACTTTCTTTACTCTTCTTCCACCTGCGTGGATTTTCATACTTGGTGCATAAGCCTATACTTTTGACTTGAGGTTTTGGCATACTTTCCGCATCTATTTCCTAGTGGACTATATGGGATGTCGTAGCCTAACTATGGTCTTATGCCCTTCTCACCTTTCTATTTACATCCCATTGGAGTTACCTCATGTTTACTACCCCGACGAACTTTATCTCGTATTTATTGTCCCGAAGTACTATATCTGTTCCGTGTTTACTAGCTTGGCAGACTTACTTTATtttgtgtttactgtcccgaTGGACTTACTCTATTATGTGTTTATTGTCCCAATGGACTTACTCTCTTTTGTGTTTACTCTCTTGGTAGACTTACTCTACTAAGGCCATAAagtctttcatctatggtcttacaccaaTTTGTCATCCTGGTGTATTACCTCATGATGCCATGGATTATTTCATCCACAGTCTCACTCGTCATATCTGGTtgccataacatctttcatctatggtcttgcACCGCATACCTTATACCATTTACCTTACAACCATGGTGTCTCTCATACATGGTCTTACGCCATTACCATTTACCTCGTACCATGCAACCATGACATCTTTCATTCATGGTGTTACATTACGAACTACATACCAGACTGCCATAGCCTCTTTCATCTATAGTCTTACATCATATACCATCGTCACGGTGTCACCTCGAAGGACTAGTCAATACCTTTGTCATAGTAAATATCATTCCATTATCTCATTTGCCAAATCCTCTTTCCATTACCTTTTTTACACCACCTAACCTTTATTCTCAAACACCGCAATGTTCCCTTCACAAAGTCCGAAGCTTCACCTGAGGCGATAATTAATGGGTTATCTccctatttttttcttaaactcCATCTAACCCCTTAAGTTTTACCCACAATCATGCAATGCATGCTCATATTATCCTATCTTATGTTCATGAAAACATAGCATGCTTAAATAGTGTAAACTATAACAGTGGGTTTGAAGTCTATAACTCATCTTAAACTTTATTGTTCTCATTGTTTATCCTTTCTCTCGAGCACTGGAGCTTCCATCCTCTAGGCAGTAGCTTACAACCAAAAATCTACTAGTTAAACTTATACTACATCTTAAAAACTTAAGCTTTCATAGCATGCAGAACCCTTAAAATGATTCTGATGTCCATAACTTAATCTTATGTCTATAGAAGGGTTAAGAACCTTACCCATTTACTGGTTTTCCTTCCTTTCTAGCTTCTTTCTCATGATATCTACTCCATACAGAACCTTCCATAGCCACTCCTTCTTCGAACTACCAAAGAAGATAAAGATGAGAGAATTTTAGACAAGGTCGGGAAGAAAATCATTCTTGGGAAGTTATCTCCCAGTTATTTATAGACCTTCTCGCGCTAATTCTAATTCTATGAGAATCGTGCATCGCTAATTATTATGTCTCATACTAAGGAACCAGTCGGTTCTATTCTAACCGAACTAGAATTGGATCCCAACCATGTCCAATTTGGTTTCTTTCCCATTTCTTTCAATAAAAGCCGCCAACTTGCGGTTTCTTCCAATTTAGTCtcttaattattcttaattttggGTTATTATAATTCAAGGTGTTATAAACTGAAATGTATTGCTTTGCCCAATTATACGAGACTAGTAATCTTAAAATAACTCCAACCTGAACCTTGGAAAATGAGGAGATTCCTATTTTTCTAAATGCGCCAAACAATCAAGCCAAAAAGAGAAGGCCAGCTAACCCCCCATtatatttaatatcaaaatattttgcaaaatagaaacAAGCTATTCATGAAGGTTGGTCAAAAAAAAATACCATGGTAATTAACTGGAATGACTTGTGTTCAAACTTCCTTCGTAGTTGAACAGTCATTGAGCACATATAAAATATCTTTCATGGAATCCCCACAAAGTGTGCAAGAGCTGTCGTGACTAACACCACTTTTCACACGCTCGGTATTTGTAAGTAGATGTTGTTTAAGCACTAACCACAGGAAAAACCTTACTCTTTGGTGTCCCTAAAAATTTCACACCAAATTTCACTTCGTGTTTTTAGGGGACTAAGATCATTTCAGTAACATCCAATATGTACTTTTCACAGAAAAAGACCTTGTTTGGTTACGCGTCCAAATAACCTTCTTCAATCCCGTAGAAAGATAGGAAGGAGGAATGCTCACAATATATTAATGACATCATCCGATAGCCAAACTCGAAGAAGGTCTAAATTCCATGTACCTTCATTTATTACAATGTCGCTAAGTAAACAACTCGAAGAAATATTAGTCTGTGAGGGAATATGTTAATTAAAAGGCATGTTTCCAGAATCTAAGGATCTTCTCAATAGCAAATAATATTTCTATCTCCCACTGACCAAACCAAAGTATCCTGAAGTAGAGACCAAACCTTAGAGAGTCCTTTCAAAGAAAAGAGCATCTACTCATTTCAATATTTTTCGGAAGTCTCTCAGTTATGTTATATTTAGATCGAAGGACACGGACCCATAATGTATTATCTTTTGCAACTAAGTTAAATCCAAGTTGATTTAGAAAGAGGTATTTTGACCTATTAATGGCCTAAGTCTAAGACCCTCACAAAATTGTGGTTGACACACAAAATCCCTTCCAACGAGTGACATCTTCTTCCTACCATTAGAAGACCCCCAAATGAATTGTCTGACCATATGTTCAATCTCCTCACTAATTTCATTGGAAATCATCACAGACTGCATAAAATATGTAGGAATAGATAACAGTACTGCTTGTGTTAAGGTAGCTTTACCTACAAGCGAGAGTTGTCTAGCCTCTCAACTTTACAATTTGTTTTGAACCTTTTCCAACACAAACCTTAAGGTATTGCTAGTGACTCTTTCATGAAGTAGGGGAACCCCCAAATAATACCCCAAATCCTCCACCTTTTGGAAACCAAGTACACCACTGAT
The sequence above is drawn from the Gossypium hirsutum isolate 1008001.06 chromosome A05, Gossypium_hirsutum_v2.1, whole genome shotgun sequence genome and encodes:
- the LOC107957313 gene encoding UDP-glycosyltransferase 74B1, whose protein sequence is MKPLQPSSPHSMHDRDREREGALSEEMEHKQMKGHVLVLPYPSQGHINPLLQFAKRLASKGVKATLATTHYTLNSISAAHIAVEPISDGFDEGGFSQAGNVDFYLKSFRDHGSRTLAELIQKFSNSVTPVNCVVYDSFLPWALDVAKQHGIYGAAFFTNSATVCSIFAHIHHGLLTLPLTPETTPLLLPGLPPLNFPDLPSFLGFPDSYPAYLAMKLSQYSTLNQADWVFSNTFEELEGKEARGVSEIWPAKLIGPMVPSAYLDERIKGDRGYGSSLWKPLSEECIEWLETKPSNSVIYVSFGSMISLSEEQIAELAWGLKESNMYFLWVVRDSEQQKLPKWFLDSVQEKGKVVTWCNQLEMLAHRTVGCFVTHCGWNSTLEGLSLGVPMIGVPKWTDQLTDAKFVEEIWEIGVRAKEDKVGVVRKDELLRCLKEVMEGEKSKEIKRNANKWRDSAMKAINEGGSSDKCINEFVQHLMASYQNLNGL